The following nucleotide sequence is from Trifolium pratense cultivar HEN17-A07 linkage group LG2, ARS_RC_1.1, whole genome shotgun sequence.
GGCACTTGCTGCGACATCAGAAGCAATTCCAGCACTGCGGAACACTGAAGTTGAATAATACACCACAGCATTTATTCCAGCCAACTGTTGGAACAAGAAAAGCGCTGCCCCAACACTGACAACTGCAAGGAGACATTTTTTAATAAAGCACCACACCATTTCATATAAGAAAGCAATAATCAACTACTAGCTTACAGCGGACAATAGAATTGGCTTTCATGAATCACTATCCAAGTTTAAGGCTCTGTCAAACCGCTAGCTTACGGTGGATAGCTTATAGTGTATAAGATTGCATGACAAACATAGATTTTGTTTTGTAACGGTTCTTCTCTCACAAAGTTTACAGCATTTTTTCCCTGGCTTATAGCGTTTTTCGACATGCTACTTCAAGTAGCTGTTGAGCGTATAGTTCATaatattttctctcatttttacCTTTCATTatcttaatttaaaaaaaacaaattgaaggaaaatgctaacaagtGCCCTTAGGCATTGTTTAAGAAATCAAAAGAGGTAACTTTTGCATAGAAAATCATGTATTCATTACTTTGCAAGTGTTTGACTTGTATTTCTAAgaaaaaaatttccttttatGATTTCCTTAAATAGTACCCTTACGCCACTTGTTAGCATGaccaaaaatttaaatattagttaaaaatatatttttatttcatttatatttctCACTTAGTTCAACCGCTAGGTTTACTAAACACTTCAAGCTCAATCTGCTAACTTATGCGCTATTATCTTTATATCCGCTACTTTTCATCAAACAGAGACTAAGTTATCCCAGTGATTATGGTTTCTACAATACCAAACAAGGATGTTgctataaaaaaacatttaaaagatGCAGGTTAGCACtgacagtaaaaaaaaactttttgttcAATCTATAGTTAGACTAAAATGAAATTTAGGATACCTTTCCAGTATCGGCTACTAAACAGATCAAACCACCCTGCTTCGGGTTCAGAAGAACCTTGACTTGCTGCTCTTAGGTCATACATAACTGTAGCAACTCTTTCTTTTCCATATAGTGTTTTAATAGCCTTTTCAGCTTCAGGGATTTTACCTTGCTGTAAAAAAATACATGGAATTTTCTAAGAAAACCTATAATTTGTTTATTCTGCTAGACTATTACAAAATATAAGTATCACAAATCTTGCAATGTCGACTAATTTTATTTAGAACGAAACAACCACTCTTGTTTCAATGTGTTTTACTTCTCAGACATCAAAGAAGCTTATAGTTTTATGTGCAAAGTTGTTAGGTACCATATGACAATGTAATCCAATGGTTTCGTTCATGATATGAATATTCGACAAAAGTCACTGATGTATCTAAAAGTAGCAACATTATTTTTTCCAATCATTGAATGTCGATGTGAAGCTATTGCTTCCAGTTCCACGACAAAGATACTATAGAGTTGCAGGAAAACCTGGAAAAGCCAACGGGGACTTTCTGGAGAAATTCCCATTCCAAGAGCTAATAGAATAGATGGAACTATGGAAATTCCAAACATTGTTCGCCACCTGACAAAATAAAACGACTATTCAAATTTCTCTTCAAGGAGCATGCAAGCAACAAAAGTAAGaacttttgaaaataaaaatatacaactTCCATCACTAACATGCATTGATATCACCAACTTCCACAGAAGAAATGAAACGGCTCCCAAAAAGGttatatgataaaatcctcaCCCCAAAAAAAAGTGGTAAGGGGAAACATCTCATTACCATAAAGGGTTTCCTGAAAGAGGAAGTCCGGCCACCAGGGCTACAAGAATCCCAATACATATGAAAAGTTGATTAATAGATCCAAGCGCGCCACGAATTTCAGTTGGTGATATCTGCCCAAAAGAAGGAGTCATTACATTACGTTGCCAATATAAAATATGTAATCACAATCACAGAGATTTGATAATTTTACAAAGTCGCCACCTCAGATATGTACAGTGGTACTATAGCAGATGTAACGCCAATTCCTATACCAGCAAGCAAACGACCGATGATCATTGTCTGAACACTTTGTGCTGTAGCACTGTAAATACATCATAGTTTAACGAATcacatttcaaaaatatataaaacaatcaaaCTTTTTGTACTCAACAACAAATGACAGACCTAAGATATGCTCCAATTGCGAGAGGGATTGCATCTAACTGAAAAGTCCTAGTTCTGCCGAATTTATCAGCCAATGTTCCACCAGTAAACGAACCAACAGTAGCACCGGCAAGTAATGAGCTGACAATCCATCCTATTCACGGATAAACACTCGTGAGAATCAAGAGAAAACATTGATTGAGCATAATAAACAAGTGAATCTAGAACCTTTGGAAACAAAAGTGAAAGGTAAAAGGCACAGAGATTTACACGTGAACAGAAGTAACAAAAATTTAACTTAAACGTTCTGCCATTAATAAAAGACTAACCAGTAAATTTAAACATGAGTGAAAAATTGAGAGTATTTTCATaaatatctaaaaaaattaattgtctaaaaaatcaatcataaattttaaaatagtactACGGCTAAATGtatgcatttttaaaaaaaaaaccgagTACCTTGTAGAACTGTATTTTCAGCAATTCCAAGATCTTTAGATAGGTATTCGAGAGCACCATTTACCACCCTGCACCAAACAGGGTATTGATAGAGTTATTATGCAAaccaaatatattataaaatgtaACAGTTCTACAGAAGATTCAATACATGTCATGCAACCAAAAAACTTCAGATATATTGAAGTGACTCAGATCATTCATATGACTCAGATGGATTTATGAAGAAAATGGCATAAAGAAGAGGTTATGCATACCCAAGATGGTATCCAAATAAAATGGCTCCAAGACAAGCAACACCAACATAGGGTAGAACAGTTCCAGAAGGTTTTCCTTGAGGAACGGGGGGGATAACATGCTCGGTATCTCCATCTGCAACCCAGTTTTACTTGTCATGATTGTTTCAACAGTGCAttaatacaagaaaaaaaaactataagtaCTAGATTCACACAAAAAGGTTATCAAACatagaaaaattattcgtaGAATTCGCAAATAAAAGACATGCAATTGGAATTTTCAGCAATAAAAaagtattttcaaaatcaaaGCAAATGCAACTGCACACGGAAGCATATGGATATCATATATATTCTGGAGATGATATTTAGAATCACCAAGGGACTAAAGGCAATTTAAAAAGACGTATTTTATAGTATACACTACTAAAATAGTTTCATTGAAATTACAAGGTCAAGCTCTTACCACTAAGCTGAAACCTCATGGACTATTGTTAATAATTGAATTTCCTAACTATTGCAAAATTAACCATAAATGTAATGATGTATTATCAACTTGACTAGAAACCCAAGATTTGATAGCATGTCGTGACTTCATATATTACAATCTGCATTCTTTCATGTTGGGGAAAATAGACATAAGAATTTCATATACATGTAGACAAGCAAATCCTTCTATAAAACACTATGCAGTCAGGGGAAGAGAAGAACAGAAATGATTTTAGTCAGTTTTGTGGCAGTTATGTTTATTTGTGcagttttttataatttattgacAGTTATGTGTGCAGTTTTTATTATGTCTGTTTTACGAATTGTATAAATAGGAAGTTATAGGAAAGGGGGCGTCATTCGGGTATTTGGAAAAAGGATTGGTATGGAGAGACCAAGCTCTCGAATTCTTCGAAGGGAGAGACCCAAGACCTATGAAGTACGGACACAGACACGGACATGACACTGACACGTTGATACTGAtagtaatttgagaaaattacgtaattcaatgtaatcatatgtgtcGATGTCAGACACGGATGCGTATCCGACATCGGGACACGCCTAACCCGAtaagtgtttgtgcttcatagtgCAAGAATCTCGAATTTCTTGGAAACTAATTGTGTAATTCTATTCTATATCAATAAAAGTCAATTATTACTATTAAATTTCTCCGTTTGGTACCAATTTCTAACATAATCTTGCCAAGAAAGTCAAACAAGAAATCATTAAGCAAACAAAACATGCCCCATCTACATAAATAACCCACATTAcatcatggttttaaattgcatcCACATTATAACAGTTATAAAGGCCTCAGCAACAACATCACAACCGCAATTGCAGTCACATCCTATGGTGCACCGACACGCGTCAGTGTCCGACACCAACACGACAGTGATAcaaattacattgaattatgttattttcataaattattactGGTGTCGATGTGTCAGTGTTCGTGTCATGTACGGTGTCCGTGCTTCACACATCACATCAGCCACATATGTCTGCATTTCACCACAATATAAGGTTTGTAGTGTGACTGCAATTGCAATTTAGAACCATACATTACACATCATCAAATGCAGTCCaaaaataattcacaaaaaCTAATAAACTAAACACATTAAAAAGCAAACAAAACAGCATGCAAAGTGCAAACCAGAAACTTGAACCCTGACTGATCTGGATTTAGCAGAGTTCATAACAATGCCACCTAAACCAACTCTTGCACTACTTAGTTCAGATTCAACAGCAACAGAACCAATCCTTGATCCACAGAAATTGGAATTTTTGGTCATGCAAACTCTTCTTGGTCTTAAAACACTCCCATTTCTGAAATCTCCAAAACCCACCAACCCCTTTTGACTTTTAGCCCCAAAAATGCTACCTTTAACAGAAACAGTTGAAGCTTGCATATTATCTGGTCAAAATTTCCAATACCCAGAAAATCAAAACACTTAAATTActcaaaaaattcataaaatagaATGTAGAAAACAAATGCAATATCATGCAtgcaaaaatgaatttttatgaCAAAATCAAATGAGATTGAAAAGGAAGTGAGAGATGAAAATTAGTACCGTAGAAAAGGGTGATGAAATTTCTTGAGTTTGAAGATTTTGATGATAACAGTGAATAGAGAATGAAACTTTTAGTATTGGGATTCGCTTTCTCTATTTGTGAGTTTTGTGATGAATGAAGAAATTGCTTCGAAAAGATCGTTACTGAGTCAGTAAATCAATAACAATGATGAAAGATGGtcatgaatttcatttttttttttaaccaaaatggaaatacaatttatttttttgttttattactaTGTGCGAAGAAAATACCAAATTTAACCAAAAGTGCTTAGATGAGATGATGCGAGTCAATGTATTGAATTTGATGAAGGTTTGGATATGCAGCGGTGATGAAAGTTTGTCGTCTATTTAGATCTACGAGACTCGAGATTTAGTTTGTGCAGCTACACGCAGAGGTACATGTTTTATGAAAGTTTATCATCTATTTGATGATGttttataataccaacaatattcctaattttttttagtagcaaaatcTTTAATTAGACACATACAGACAACCCGTCCTTTCTCGCTCTGGGTCCCACCCAGTGCtggtaaaaatagaaataatagattgaaaacaaaagataaataatattttgtcaaaaaatgaaattaaaaataaataggaaGTTTATATGACTTGGATAGTTGGATTGGGATCGCGATAGTATGAGTCAATTCTAGTTTACGAAAGTATGATTCAAttcttaaatataataaaatcttaaaatttgtataattaactttttaaacaatattatttttaatacaaaaattatttgttttgttttatttaactATTGCATCGGAGGTACTATGTCTAAGAGGCACCAATtaacataattttattataattacgCAAATTTTACTatagtaattattatttttattagagAAACTTAAATTGTTTATcacttaaattaatttattattactgTATAtgtcaatttattattattgacaaatCATGTTAAAATACAAACAATGTTagtatacatttattttttacaatattctAGGAGCTAGAATTTTCAAACTCCAAATTCTgtatattagaatatttttatcAACCGAATTATATTCGTAAAAAtaatatacatttatttatgtttatctcacgttttttttttgcgtcaaaaaaaaaactcatgtattttttataactttACACATCttaaaatgcaaaaaaataaaaataaataagaaaaacatactttatattaaaatataaataaataaacatagattttttttttttaaggaataaacATATAGAATCTTACAAATgagaaaattgatttaaaaaaaaaataatttgcctACGATGGAGGGAGTTATGGCTTAGATCGGCTGACTAATGTCCTTTTTCTCATGTATGTATTCTGACGTGTACTGGTCCCCACGTTTCAGCATGACATTGACAACGAGGTCCTAGTTGtcataacttttttattttactttcaatTTTTGACAATTAgtgtgataaaaaaattgtttaactACTAGTATCTTGAAATTCAATGATTTTAGTGGTGAAAAATTCATTCTGAATTTACTACATTTTATGGATACCCAAGAGTACTTAAATGAGATTGTGTGAGTCTCTTCTAGCTTAATCAATGTCATGAGTTTGATCCCTATTTTGGGCATGCAGtaatgttaaaactcttagggaaacttcactagtagaaaaatgacttttggtttggagataccactaccggtatgtgaataccagtagt
It contains:
- the LOC123910906 gene encoding plastidic glucose transporter 4 is translated as MQASTVSVKGSIFGAKSQKGLVGFGDFRNGSVLRPRRVCMTKNSNFCGSRIGSVAVESELSSARVGLGGIVMNSAKSRSVRVQVSDGDTEHVIPPVPQGKPSGTVLPYVGVACLGAILFGYHLGVVNGALEYLSKDLGIAENTVLQGWIVSSLLAGATVGSFTGGTLADKFGRTRTFQLDAIPLAIGAYLSATAQSVQTMIIGRLLAGIGIGVTSAIVPLYISEISPTEIRGALGSINQLFICIGILVALVAGLPLSGNPLWWRTMFGISIVPSILLALGMGISPESPRWLFQQGKIPEAEKAIKTLYGKERVATVMYDLRAASQGSSEPEAGWFDLFSSRYWKVVSVGAALFLFQQLAGINAVVYYSTSVFRSAGIASDVAASALVGASNVFGTAIASSLMDKQGRKSLLITSFSGMAASMLLLSLSFTWKVLAPYSGPLAVLGTVLYVLSFSLGAGPVPALLLPEIFASRIRAKAVSLSLATHWICNFVIGLYFLSVMNKFGISSVYLGFSAVCVLAVIYIAGNVVETKGRSLEEIERALSSSA